A single Crateriforma conspicua DNA region contains:
- a CDS encoding ABC-2 transporter permease: MSVITEPGFGRLLWKEWRIARSFAIVLAVIGVGLLAMAAFLGRGSGDSYTIGMAALATGLPLIALAGMVATAFAAEHENGTGILQRSLPTSVSAVVLSKLIVAVVVSLILFAILAFTAVALAAPDKVDLGNLSVVVAAIEMTAWGMLISMLSRRPLVALVLAAMLAVVTAFAMVSLADYLAWTFGWTGTLWNTQSQNNALRMVMRLIAVSVVAALAVRSSGAWFDDRAADWGRAGQGLLGRDTDALASRSEKVATGALARLGRLVWCQYRSAPGIWIGLTAVTLLMVYLIRRDEHGVALFLTLGGSLFGGITLGLSSAEKRFLFAQPIRPRFHWLATLVLPGAIVALFCIALMMMDWRRREYWLLCFGPLAGFAVGQLISRFAKSGLIGFGLSLLTGVLVIFWISFAMILAIPFWVAVLPLIVFAFLATFLTAKGWLYQWDDRAHRRWLAVCIGVPAVLILALVAAFRAYEIPAVTAQQIAALSLPDLPRQDQGKTAAFLRMIDPKIHGRLGASWGAGMYAYDPIAEVDVDVLSEALQENRIALPTDTDRVRIRHALGKLSLDTQLAARRAIADGDSQAAQKYLQSLIRLKALAQDVGYGYFQQDNAWLILQWATMPSTEPAAIQGIIDQLTPLVPDKKSALRSQALQSHFLQQLAANDSDFFNRIWDPTTRRGLIVTSWMPWERQRLKRFVDHQIIQSTQSLRRMADIMERNQRPDSEDSFVRQTYIGDPHLLVPTYEFQLQDAPTFLRSVQMDRALIVRMAILLWQKTHDGRLPSAITDLSDIVDDDVMIDPAQGQPFLIVAGQAAQVAIAEGGVWDGDYWEQIEDVQAALVSPQFAVEIAENSTLEHPRLKIVGADSSVYDLADLLARDTVVDGRYAHGALYYYRRATSYPIPTLDIESPTLDIESALNTDRQTISIGDVQDAADD, translated from the coding sequence ATGAGTGTGATCACCGAACCGGGATTTGGACGTCTGTTGTGGAAGGAATGGCGCATCGCTCGCAGCTTTGCGATCGTCCTGGCCGTCATTGGCGTCGGATTGTTGGCGATGGCCGCCTTTCTGGGCCGCGGCAGTGGTGACAGTTACACGATCGGAATGGCGGCGTTGGCCACCGGATTGCCGCTGATCGCGTTGGCCGGCATGGTGGCGACCGCTTTTGCCGCCGAACATGAAAACGGCACGGGAATCCTGCAACGATCGTTGCCGACATCGGTTTCCGCCGTCGTACTGTCGAAACTGATCGTCGCCGTGGTCGTTTCGTTGATTCTGTTTGCGATTCTGGCTTTCACCGCGGTGGCGTTGGCGGCCCCCGACAAAGTCGATCTTGGCAACCTAAGCGTGGTGGTCGCGGCCATTGAAATGACCGCCTGGGGCATGCTGATATCGATGCTCAGCCGACGTCCGCTGGTCGCTTTGGTCCTGGCCGCCATGCTGGCAGTGGTGACCGCGTTTGCGATGGTTAGCCTGGCCGATTATCTGGCATGGACGTTCGGTTGGACGGGCACGCTATGGAACACCCAATCGCAAAACAATGCCTTGCGAATGGTGATGCGTTTGATCGCCGTGTCGGTGGTGGCCGCATTGGCCGTTCGATCGTCCGGTGCCTGGTTTGACGACCGAGCCGCCGACTGGGGCCGCGCCGGTCAAGGGCTATTGGGCCGAGACACCGATGCATTGGCCAGTCGATCGGAAAAGGTCGCCACGGGTGCCCTGGCGCGACTTGGACGATTGGTCTGGTGCCAGTATCGCTCGGCACCCGGGATCTGGATCGGACTGACTGCGGTGACTTTGCTGATGGTGTACCTGATTCGTCGCGACGAACACGGCGTCGCTTTGTTTTTGACGCTTGGCGGTTCACTGTTCGGCGGCATCACGCTGGGCCTTTCGTCCGCCGAAAAGCGATTCTTGTTCGCCCAACCGATTCGGCCACGTTTTCACTGGTTGGCGACCCTGGTGTTGCCCGGCGCGATCGTTGCGTTGTTCTGCATCGCATTGATGATGATGGATTGGCGTCGCCGCGAGTATTGGTTATTGTGTTTTGGTCCCCTGGCCGGATTCGCGGTCGGTCAATTGATCTCGCGTTTCGCCAAGTCAGGACTGATCGGATTCGGTTTGTCGCTGTTGACCGGCGTGCTAGTCATCTTCTGGATCTCGTTTGCGATGATCCTGGCGATCCCGTTTTGGGTCGCCGTCCTTCCGCTGATCGTCTTTGCGTTCTTGGCGACTTTTCTGACCGCAAAGGGTTGGCTGTACCAATGGGACGACCGTGCACATCGCCGTTGGCTGGCCGTCTGCATCGGAGTGCCGGCGGTATTGATCCTGGCATTGGTGGCCGCGTTCCGAGCTTACGAAATACCGGCGGTCACTGCGCAACAGATCGCGGCATTGTCATTGCCCGATCTGCCACGCCAAGACCAAGGCAAAACGGCTGCATTCCTGCGGATGATTGACCCAAAGATCCATGGCAGACTCGGTGCTTCCTGGGGCGCGGGAATGTATGCCTACGATCCCATTGCGGAGGTCGATGTCGACGTCCTCAGCGAAGCCTTGCAAGAAAACCGCATCGCATTGCCGACGGACACCGATCGCGTTCGAATTCGGCATGCGCTGGGAAAACTCAGCCTTGACACCCAACTTGCCGCACGCCGGGCCATTGCCGACGGTGACAGCCAAGCGGCGCAGAAATACTTGCAATCTCTGATCCGCTTGAAAGCGTTGGCACAAGATGTTGGGTACGGCTATTTTCAGCAAGACAACGCTTGGCTGATACTCCAATGGGCAACCATGCCGTCGACCGAGCCCGCAGCGATTCAGGGCATCATCGATCAGCTGACGCCTTTGGTGCCCGATAAAAAGTCGGCCCTGCGGTCACAGGCTCTGCAGAGCCATTTCCTTCAACAGTTGGCCGCCAACGATTCGGATTTCTTCAATCGGATTTGGGATCCGACCACGCGCCGTGGTCTGATCGTCACCTCGTGGATGCCTTGGGAGCGTCAGCGTTTGAAACGCTTTGTGGACCACCAGATTATCCAATCGACTCAATCGCTTCGCCGTATGGCCGATATTATGGAGCGAAATCAACGCCCCGATTCCGAAGACTCGTTTGTCCGCCAGACGTACATCGGTGATCCGCATTTGCTGGTCCCCACCTATGAGTTCCAACTTCAAGACGCCCCGACGTTCCTGCGATCGGTCCAGATGGACCGCGCGTTGATTGTTCGGATGGCCATTTTGCTGTGGCAAAAGACTCACGACGGACGACTTCCTTCCGCTATCACCGACCTGAGCGATATCGTCGATGACGACGTCATGATCGATCCGGCACAGGGCCAGCCGTTCCTGATCGTTGCCGGTCAAGCTGCGCAGGTGGCCATTGCAGAAGGCGGCGTCTGGGATGGCGATTACTGGGAGCAGATTGAGGACGTGCAAGCGGCACTTGTCTCGCCACAATTTGCAGTTGAGATTGCCGAGAACAGCACGCTGGAGCATCCACGTTTGAAGATCGTCGGTGCTGATTCATCGGTCTATGACTTGGCGGATTTGCTGGCACGCGACACCGTGGTGGATGGACGCTATGCCCATGGAGCGCTGTATTACTATCGCCGTGCCACTTCCTACCCAATTCCCACGTTGGACATCGAATCTCCCACGTTGGACATCGAATCGGCGTTGAATACCGATCGCCAGACGATTTCCATCGGCGATGTCCAGGACGCAGCAGATGACTGA